A region of Massilia sp. WG5 DNA encodes the following proteins:
- the zwf gene encoding glucose-6-phosphate dehydrogenase, whose protein sequence is MALSDFDLVFFGGSGDLAMRKLLPAMYARDVANDLPPTARIICVGREDMSQEDFLQMVETNSKPHIKESVDEAAWKKFLDRITWVAVDAVNLKSYAGLAEALRRDESLTRVYYLATPPSLFAKICDNLAASGLATANSRVVLEKPLGRDLASAKQINADVGKVFAESQIYRIDHYLGKETVQNLLALRFGNILFEPLWRREWISDVQITIAEKIGVGNRLGYYDNSGALRDMLQNHLLQLLCIVAMEPPTSIAPDAVRDAKLQVLRSLKRFTPTTLSQNIIRGQYRAGYVDGQQVPGYREEPGAPKQSKTETFVAMKAEIDTWRWAGVPFYLRTGKRMADRLAEIVVRFKPIPHSIFNQPTSSFQPNSLVIRLQPDEGLSLNLMAKTPGDSMRLKQAELELDFREQFKAPRMEAYERLLLDVLRGQLTLFMRGDELEAAWEWVEPILDYWEQDDTSPVPYSSGTWGPASSSALIGRDGLQWREEALPED, encoded by the coding sequence ATGGCTCTTTCCGATTTCGATCTCGTTTTCTTCGGCGGCAGCGGCGACCTCGCGATGCGCAAGCTGCTGCCCGCGATGTACGCCCGTGACGTCGCCAACGACCTGCCGCCGACCGCACGCATCATCTGCGTGGGCCGCGAGGACATGTCGCAGGAAGACTTCCTGCAGATGGTCGAGACGAACTCGAAGCCGCACATCAAGGAAAGCGTCGACGAAGCCGCGTGGAAGAAGTTCCTTGACCGGATCACCTGGGTCGCCGTGGATGCCGTCAACCTGAAGAGCTATGCCGGCCTGGCCGAGGCGCTGCGCCGCGACGAGTCGCTGACCCGCGTGTATTACCTGGCCACGCCGCCCTCGCTATTCGCGAAGATCTGCGACAACCTGGCCGCCAGCGGCCTGGCGACCGCGAATTCGCGCGTGGTGCTGGAAAAGCCGCTGGGCCGCGACCTGGCATCGGCCAAGCAGATCAATGCGGACGTCGGCAAGGTCTTCGCCGAATCGCAGATCTACCGGATCGACCACTACCTGGGCAAGGAGACCGTGCAGAACCTGCTGGCCCTGCGCTTCGGGAACATCCTGTTCGAGCCGCTGTGGCGCCGCGAGTGGATCTCGGACGTGCAGATCACCATCGCCGAGAAGATCGGCGTCGGCAACCGCCTCGGCTACTACGACAACTCCGGCGCCCTGCGCGACATGCTGCAGAACCACCTGCTGCAGCTGCTGTGCATCGTCGCGATGGAGCCGCCGACCTCGATCGCGCCGGACGCCGTGCGCGACGCCAAGCTGCAGGTGCTGCGCTCGCTGAAACGCTTCACCCCGACCACGCTGTCGCAGAACATCATCCGCGGCCAGTACCGCGCCGGTTACGTCGACGGCCAGCAGGTGCCGGGCTACCGCGAGGAGCCGGGCGCGCCGAAGCAGTCGAAGACCGAGACCTTCGTCGCCATGAAGGCCGAGATCGACACCTGGCGCTGGGCCGGCGTGCCCTTCTACCTGCGCACCGGCAAGCGCATGGCCGACCGCCTGGCCGAGATCGTCGTGCGCTTCAAGCCGATCCCGCATTCGATCTTCAACCAGCCGACCTCGAGCTTCCAGCCGAACAGCCTGGTGATCCGCCTGCAGCCGGACGAGGGCCTGTCGCTGAACCTGATGGCCAAGACCCCGGGCGACTCCATGCGCCTGAAGCAGGCCGAGCTCGAACTCGACTTCCGCGAGCAGTTCAAGGCGCCGCGCATGGAAGCCTACGAACGCCTGCTGCTGGACGTCCTGCGCGGCCAGCTGACCCTGTTCATGCGCGGCGACGAGCTGGAAGCGGCTTGGGAATGGGTCGAACCCATCCTCGATTACTGGGAGCAGGACGATACCTCGCCGGTGCCTTACTCCTCGGGCACCTGGGGCCCGGCGTCGTCGAGCGCCCTGATCGGCCGCGACGGCCTGCAGTGGCGCGAAGAAGCGCTGCCCGAAGACTGA
- the nhaA gene encoding Na+/H+ antiporter NhaA, producing the protein MITSLSNTFKAFAASGKAGGIVLILCTILSLALANSPLGAAWLGFWRLQIAGLSVELWINDALMAVFFLLIGLELERELYNGELSDFRNALLPMLAAAGGIMVPALTHFGFNNGTPTQAGVGIPMATDIAFALGVLALLGSRAPASLKIFLTALAVMDDLGAIVVIALFYTDGLSIAWLLGALAVFGALLAMNRVLRVMALAPYLLGGALMWFLMLKSGVHATIAGVLLAFAIPYSSTQDDAASPSHRLEHALHKPVTFLVLPLFALANTGILVGAGWPAQLLTTNSLGILLGLVAGKPVGIFLFSFAAVALGLCRLPQDLGWRHVLGAGLLGGIGFTMSIFITNLAFAGQAELVNGSKMAILLASLVAGLAGFGWLKLMGGPARPA; encoded by the coding sequence ATGATCACCTCCCTCTCCAATACCTTCAAGGCATTCGCCGCCTCGGGCAAGGCCGGCGGCATCGTCCTGATCCTGTGCACCATCCTCTCGCTTGCGCTGGCGAATTCTCCGCTGGGCGCCGCTTGGCTTGGTTTCTGGCGCCTGCAAATCGCCGGGCTGAGCGTCGAACTCTGGATCAACGACGCCCTGATGGCCGTCTTCTTCCTGCTGATCGGGCTCGAGCTCGAACGCGAGCTGTACAACGGCGAGCTGTCGGACTTCAGGAATGCCTTGCTGCCGATGCTGGCCGCCGCCGGCGGCATCATGGTCCCGGCGCTGACCCACTTCGGCTTCAATAACGGCACGCCGACGCAGGCCGGGGTCGGCATCCCGATGGCGACCGACATCGCGTTCGCGCTGGGCGTGCTGGCCCTGCTCGGCAGCCGGGCGCCGGCCTCGCTGAAGATCTTCCTGACGGCGCTGGCGGTCATGGACGACCTGGGCGCCATCGTGGTCATTGCCCTGTTCTATACGGATGGGCTGTCGATCGCCTGGCTGCTCGGCGCCCTGGCCGTGTTCGGCGCGCTGCTCGCCATGAACCGCGTGCTGCGCGTCATGGCCTTGGCGCCTTACCTGCTCGGCGGCGCGCTGATGTGGTTCCTGATGCTCAAGTCCGGCGTGCACGCGACCATTGCCGGCGTGCTGCTGGCCTTCGCGATCCCGTACTCAAGCACGCAGGACGATGCGGCCTCGCCCTCGCACCGGCTCGAGCACGCCCTGCACAAGCCCGTGACCTTCCTGGTCCTGCCGCTCTTCGCGCTGGCCAACACCGGGATCCTGGTCGGCGCCGGCTGGCCCGCGCAGCTGCTGACGACGAACAGCCTGGGCATCCTGCTCGGCCTCGTCGCCGGCAAGCCGGTCGGCATCTTCCTGTTCAGCTTCGCGGCGGTGGCGCTGGGCCTGTGCCGGCTGCCGCAGGACCTCGGCTGGCGTCACGTGCTGGGCGCGGGACTGCTCGGCGGTATCGGCTTCACGATGTCGATCTTCATCACCAACCTGGCGTTCGCGGGACAGGCGGAGCTGGTCAACGGGTCGAAGATGGCGATCCTGCTCGCCTCGCTGGTGGCGGGATTGGCCGGGTTCGGCTGGCTGAAGCTGATGGGCGGGCCGGCCAGGCCTGCCTAG
- the edd gene encoding phosphogluconate dehydratase, giving the protein MAVHPVVEKVTQRIIKRSRPSRQAYLAHLDAARVQGVQRGTLACTNLAHGFAAFPANDKLKLIEQKQPSVAIVSSYNDMLSAHQPFEYFPKVIKDAVREIGAVAQFAGGVPAMCDGITQGQPGMELSLFSRDTIAMSTAIAMSHNMFDAALYLGICDKIVPGLLIGALHFGHIPGIFVPGGPMTTGISNKEKAAIRQRYAKGQATRDELLAGESAAYHSAGTCTFYGTANSNQMLMEVMGLHLPGAAFITPGTPLRDALTRAASQHAVKISQQGGEYMPIGHIVDEKCIVNAIAALHATGGSTNHTMHLIAIARAAGIVVDWDDFDELSKVVPLLARVYPNGDADVNHFQAAGGPTFVIRELLDAGLAHEDVNTILGRGLRAHCKEPFLDGEQVVWKDLPEQSGDENVLRKYTNPFSPDGGLVLVQGNLGRAVMKVSAVKKEHHIVEAPALTFDSQEDFMHAYKAGSLNRDFVAVIRFQGPRANGMPELHALTPALSNLQDAGFHVAMVTDGRMSGASGKVPAAIHVSPEILAGGPLGLVRDGDIIRVDATAGTLEALVPADVWASRKMATADLSKSHIGMGRELFEVFRKSVSAAEQGAAHFPLPSPIETTVPLHEGLDSGEIMPGSDEDFLFRKSK; this is encoded by the coding sequence ATGGCGGTGCATCCCGTAGTAGAGAAGGTGACCCAACGCATCATCAAGCGTAGCCGGCCGTCGCGCCAGGCTTACCTGGCCCATCTGGACGCGGCGCGCGTGCAGGGCGTGCAGCGCGGCACGCTGGCGTGCACGAACCTGGCGCACGGTTTCGCGGCCTTCCCGGCCAACGACAAGCTCAAGCTGATCGAGCAGAAGCAGCCGTCGGTCGCCATCGTTTCCTCGTACAACGACATGCTGTCGGCGCATCAGCCGTTTGAGTATTTCCCGAAAGTGATCAAGGATGCCGTGCGCGAGATCGGCGCCGTGGCCCAGTTCGCCGGTGGCGTGCCGGCCATGTGCGACGGCATCACGCAGGGCCAGCCGGGCATGGAGCTGTCGCTGTTCTCGCGCGACACCATCGCCATGTCGACCGCGATCGCGATGTCGCACAATATGTTCGACGCCGCCCTCTACCTGGGCATCTGCGACAAGATCGTGCCGGGCCTCCTGATCGGCGCGCTGCACTTCGGCCACATCCCGGGCATCTTCGTGCCGGGCGGCCCGATGACCACCGGTATCTCGAACAAGGAAAAGGCGGCGATCCGCCAGCGCTACGCGAAAGGCCAGGCCACCCGCGACGAGCTGCTGGCAGGCGAGTCGGCGGCCTATCACAGCGCCGGCACCTGCACCTTCTACGGCACCGCCAACAGCAACCAGATGCTGATGGAAGTGATGGGCCTGCACCTGCCGGGCGCCGCCTTCATCACGCCGGGCACGCCGCTGCGCGACGCGCTGACCCGCGCGGCCTCGCAACACGCCGTGAAGATCTCGCAGCAGGGCGGCGAGTACATGCCGATCGGCCATATCGTCGACGAGAAGTGCATCGTCAACGCCATCGCCGCGCTGCACGCGACCGGCGGCTCGACCAACCACACGATGCACCTGATCGCCATCGCGCGCGCGGCCGGCATCGTGGTCGACTGGGACGATTTCGACGAGCTGTCGAAAGTGGTGCCGCTGCTGGCGCGCGTCTACCCGAACGGCGACGCCGACGTGAACCACTTCCAGGCCGCCGGCGGCCCGACCTTCGTGATCCGCGAACTGCTCGACGCCGGCCTGGCGCACGAGGACGTCAACACCATCCTCGGCCGCGGCCTGCGCGCCCACTGCAAGGAGCCCTTCCTGGACGGCGAGCAGGTGGTCTGGAAAGACCTGCCCGAGCAGAGCGGCGACGAGAACGTGCTGCGCAAGTACACCAATCCGTTCAGCCCCGACGGCGGCCTGGTGCTGGTGCAGGGCAACCTGGGCCGCGCCGTGATGAAGGTCTCGGCGGTCAAGAAGGAACACCACATCGTCGAGGCGCCGGCCCTGACCTTCGATTCGCAGGAAGATTTCATGCATGCCTACAAGGCTGGCAGCCTGAACCGCGACTTCGTCGCCGTGATCCGCTTCCAGGGCCCGCGCGCGAACGGCATGCCGGAACTGCACGCGCTGACCCCGGCGCTGTCGAACCTGCAGGACGCCGGCTTCCACGTGGCGATGGTCACCGACGGCCGCATGTCGGGCGCTTCCGGCAAGGTGCCGGCGGCGATCCACGTGTCGCCGGAAATCCTGGCCGGCGGTCCGCTGGGCCTGGTGCGCGACGGCGATATCATCCGGGTCGACGCGACCGCCGGCACGCTCGAGGCGCTGGTGCCGGCCGACGTGTGGGCATCGCGCAAGATGGCCACCGCCGACCTGAGCAAGAGCCACATCGGGATGGGCCGCGAGCTGTTCGAGGTGTTCCGCAAGTCCGTCAGCGCGGCCGAGCAGGGCGCCGCCCACTTCCCGCTGCCGTCGCCGATCGAGACCACCGTTCCCCTGCACGAAGGCCTTGATTCCGGTGAGATCATGCCGGGTTCCGACGAAGACTTCCTGTTCCGTAAATCCAAGTAA
- the pgi gene encoding glucose-6-phosphate isomerase encodes MRQPLLTTTASYQSLRNHAAQAREWQMRELFAQDPQRFERLSAEAAGLFLDYSKNRLDGRTLELLAQLARERGVERLRDAMFAGEKINLTENRAVLHTALRAPRTRQITVDGQDITADVHGVLDRVKVFSDSVRSGAWKGHTGAPITDIVNIGIGGSDLGPKMVCLALRQFAHPRLTMHFVSNVDGHDMDAALSRVNPETTLFIIASKTFTTAETMMNANTARAWFLQQAPEEALAKHFVAVSTNVEAIKTFGIDPANMFPFWDWVGGRYSVWSAIGLPVALCVGFGYFSDFLAGAHAMDEHFRTTPIEQNLPMIMGLVGFWNREFLDCPSVSIAPYHQDLNRFPAYLQQLDMESNGKRVTRAGDPITDYETGPVIWGDVGTNGQHAYFQLLHQGTDVTPIDFIAALRPAHEFHNHHAALLANCFAQSEAFMKGKTTDEVRQDLAGQPADEIERLAPHKTFPGNRPSNTILMDYLNPATLGALIALYEHKVFVQGALWDVNSYDQWGVELGKVLAKKIEAELNGDAQPAQHDSSTNGLIARAKAAV; translated from the coding sequence ATGCGCCAACCTCTTCTCACCACCACCGCCAGCTACCAGTCGCTCCGCAACCATGCCGCCCAGGCCCGTGAATGGCAGATGCGCGAACTGTTTGCACAGGATCCGCAGCGTTTCGAACGCCTGTCCGCCGAAGCCGCCGGGCTGTTCCTAGACTATTCAAAAAACCGTCTGGACGGGCGCACGCTTGAACTGCTGGCACAGCTCGCGCGCGAGCGCGGCGTCGAGCGCCTGCGCGACGCCATGTTCGCCGGCGAGAAGATCAACCTGACCGAAAACCGCGCCGTCCTGCACACTGCCCTGCGCGCGCCCCGCACCAGGCAGATCACGGTCGACGGCCAGGACATCACCGCCGACGTGCACGGCGTGCTGGACCGCGTCAAGGTCTTCAGCGACAGCGTCCGCAGCGGCGCCTGGAAAGGCCACACCGGCGCGCCCATCACCGACATCGTCAACATCGGCATCGGCGGCTCCGACCTCGGCCCGAAAATGGTCTGCCTGGCGCTGCGCCAGTTCGCCCATCCGCGCCTGACCATGCACTTCGTCTCGAACGTCGACGGCCACGACATGGACGCCGCGCTGTCGCGCGTGAATCCGGAAACCACCCTCTTCATCATCGCCTCCAAGACCTTTACCACGGCCGAGACCATGATGAACGCGAACACGGCCCGCGCCTGGTTCCTGCAGCAGGCGCCTGAAGAAGCCCTGGCAAAACACTTCGTCGCCGTCTCGACCAACGTCGAGGCGATCAAGACCTTCGGCATCGATCCGGCCAATATGTTCCCGTTCTGGGACTGGGTCGGCGGCCGCTATTCGGTCTGGTCGGCGATCGGCCTGCCGGTCGCGCTGTGCGTGGGCTTCGGCTACTTCAGCGACTTCCTGGCCGGCGCGCATGCGATGGACGAACACTTCCGCACCACCCCGATCGAGCAGAACCTGCCGATGATCATGGGCCTGGTCGGCTTCTGGAACCGCGAGTTCCTGGACTGCCCGTCGGTGTCGATCGCGCCCTACCACCAGGACCTGAACCGCTTCCCGGCCTACCTGCAGCAGCTCGACATGGAAAGCAACGGCAAGCGCGTCACGCGCGCCGGCGACCCCATCACCGACTACGAAACCGGCCCGGTGATCTGGGGCGACGTCGGCACCAACGGCCAGCACGCCTACTTCCAGCTGCTGCACCAAGGCACCGACGTGACCCCGATCGACTTCATCGCCGCGCTGCGCCCGGCCCACGAGTTCCACAACCACCATGCGGCCCTGCTGGCCAACTGCTTCGCCCAGTCGGAAGCCTTCATGAAGGGCAAGACGACCGACGAGGTGCGCCAGGACCTGGCCGGCCAGCCGGCGGACGAGATCGAGCGCCTGGCGCCGCACAAGACCTTCCCGGGCAACCGTCCCAGCAACACCATCCTGATGGATTACCTGAACCCGGCCACGCTGGGCGCCCTGATCGCGCTGTACGAGCACAAGGTCTTCGTGCAGGGCGCGCTGTGGGACGTCAACAGCTACGACCAGTGGGGCGTCGAACTGGGCAAGGTGCTGGCCAAGAAGATCGAAGCGGAACTCAACGGCGACGCCCAGCCGGCGCAGCACGACAGCTCGACCAACGGCCTGATCGCGCGCGCCAAGGCCGCCGTCTGA
- a CDS encoding SIS domain-containing protein, whose product MLLDSIRTQLDSLSKSERKVALAVLASPSATVSQNITALARAAGVSEPTVVRFCRTLGYDGWHEFKLKLAQGLALALPGASEQPAQDDLASDLVNKICSRSINTLLDLRNNLKPELIQKALDILSRANKIEFYGQGTSGFVAADAQHKFFRSGVPTIAYTDPAIHSIAAALLHEGDVVVAISQRGNNPALTRSAKLARRGGAEVIVLAPSGTPLADMASLLIPIDLVFAIDPYTPISARLAYLVVIDVLAVGLALRRGPEFRKKMQNAQKALQEFDMQFDSFIG is encoded by the coding sequence TTGCTGCTCGATTCGATCCGCACCCAGCTCGACTCGCTGTCCAAGTCCGAGCGCAAGGTGGCGCTTGCCGTGCTGGCCTCGCCCAGCGCCACGGTCAGCCAGAACATCACCGCGCTGGCGCGCGCCGCCGGGGTCTCGGAGCCCACCGTGGTGCGCTTCTGCCGCACCCTCGGCTACGACGGCTGGCACGAGTTCAAGCTGAAGCTGGCGCAAGGGCTGGCGCTGGCCCTGCCCGGCGCCAGCGAACAGCCGGCCCAGGACGACCTGGCCTCCGACCTGGTCAACAAGATCTGCAGCCGGTCGATCAACACCCTGCTCGACCTGCGCAACAACCTCAAGCCCGAGCTGATCCAGAAGGCGCTGGACATCCTGTCGCGCGCCAACAAGATCGAGTTCTACGGCCAGGGCACCTCCGGCTTCGTGGCCGCCGACGCCCAGCACAAGTTCTTCCGCTCCGGCGTGCCGACCATCGCGTATACCGATCCGGCGATCCACTCGATCGCCGCGGCCCTGCTGCACGAGGGCGACGTGGTGGTGGCGATCTCCCAGCGCGGCAACAACCCCGCGCTGACGCGTTCGGCCAAGCTGGCGCGCCGCGGCGGCGCCGAGGTGATCGTGCTGGCGCCCTCCGGCACCCCGCTGGCGGACATGGCCAGCCTGCTGATCCCGATCGACCTGGTGTTCGCGATCGACCCCTACACGCCGATCTCGGCGCGCCTGGCCTACCTGGTCGTGATCGACGTGCTGGCGGTCGGCCTGGCGCTGCGACGCGGGCCGGAGTTCAGGAAGAAGATGCAGAATGCACAAAAGGCGCTGCAGGAGTTCGACATGCAGTTCGATTCGTTTATTGGTTGA
- a CDS encoding SMP-30/gluconolactonase/LRE family protein produces the protein MKTEQFVVVHDEPMKTGECPIWHAVESALYWVDIPDFMVHRLHPASGKYSSWKMDSEPSALAIDVDNNLIVSTRNGFVYLNTSSGEAEEIAPAPYDTKIMRFNDGRVDPAGRFWVGTIYEPRDQPKAEMYVLDQGKLRLAWSGGMTNSNGLAWTLDGKTMFHADTTSHRIDVYDYDLATGTASNGRNLVTFEADKTSGTYGGRPDGAAIDSEGNYWIAMYEGGRILKLSPTGELLQQVDLPLKCPTAVCFGGPDLRTLYVTSACGGRPAEELSAMPNSGKVLAFRVDVAGLEMPEYRG, from the coding sequence ATGAAAACCGAACAATTCGTGGTAGTGCATGACGAGCCGATGAAGACCGGCGAATGCCCGATCTGGCACGCGGTCGAATCGGCGCTGTACTGGGTCGACATCCCCGACTTCATGGTGCACCGCCTGCACCCGGCCAGCGGCAAGTATTCGTCGTGGAAGATGGACAGCGAGCCCTCGGCGCTGGCGATCGACGTCGACAACAACCTGATCGTCTCCACCCGCAATGGCTTCGTATACCTGAACACCAGCAGCGGCGAGGCCGAGGAGATCGCGCCGGCGCCCTATGATACGAAGATCATGCGCTTCAACGACGGCCGCGTCGACCCGGCGGGCCGCTTCTGGGTCGGCACCATCTACGAACCGCGCGACCAGCCCAAGGCCGAGATGTACGTGCTGGACCAGGGCAAGCTGCGCCTGGCCTGGAGCGGCGGCATGACCAACTCGAACGGCCTGGCCTGGACCCTGGACGGCAAGACCATGTTCCACGCCGACACCACCAGCCACCGCATCGACGTCTACGACTACGACCTCGCCACCGGCACCGCGTCGAACGGCCGCAACCTGGTCACCTTCGAAGCCGACAAGACCAGCGGCACCTACGGCGGCCGCCCGGACGGCGCCGCCATCGACAGCGAAGGCAACTACTGGATCGCGATGTACGAAGGCGGCCGCATCCTGAAGCTGTCGCCGACCGGCGAGCTGCTGCAGCAGGTCGACCTGCCGCTGAAGTGCCCGACCGCGGTCTGCTTCGGCGGACCGGACCTGCGCACCCTGTACGTGACCAGCGCCTGCGGCGGGCGGCCGGCGGAAGAGCTGTCGGCGATGCCGAACAGCGGGAAGGTGCTGGCGTTCAGGGTCGATGTGGCGGGACTGGAAATGCCGGAGTATCGGGGCTGA
- a CDS encoding YjjG family noncanonical pyrimidine nucleotidase, with translation MKHTLFLFDLDDTLLDFKASERLSFVRTMQALGLHEGVDALFPHYQAINLGLWQEFEQGVVSKDFLKVERFRRTFARSALDLDAEAASHLYLESLSDTVVLIDGAKQVCEALCAVGEVGIITNGVEHIQQRRIASSGLREHISFISTSEACGHAKPDSRFFDYATKMARAFAKHKTVIVGDRLDADILGANRFGIDSCWFNPGRLGNASAAVPSCEVNSLHEIVPALKKLAA, from the coding sequence ATGAAACACACGCTCTTCCTTTTCGACCTCGACGACACGCTGCTCGACTTCAAGGCGTCCGAACGGCTCTCCTTCGTGCGCACCATGCAGGCGCTCGGCCTGCACGAGGGCGTCGACGCCCTGTTCCCCCACTACCAGGCCATCAACCTCGGACTCTGGCAGGAGTTCGAACAAGGCGTGGTCTCGAAGGACTTCCTGAAGGTCGAACGCTTCCGTCGCACCTTCGCCCGGAGCGCCCTCGACCTCGACGCCGAAGCGGCCAGCCACCTGTATCTCGAATCGCTGTCCGATACCGTGGTCCTGATCGACGGCGCCAAGCAGGTCTGCGAGGCTTTGTGCGCGGTCGGCGAAGTCGGCATCATCACCAACGGCGTCGAGCACATCCAGCAGCGCCGCATCGCCAGCTCGGGCCTGCGCGAGCACATCTCCTTCATCTCGACCTCCGAAGCCTGCGGCCACGCCAAGCCGGACAGCCGCTTCTTCGACTACGCCACGAAAATGGCGCGCGCCTTCGCGAAGCACAAAACGGTCATCGTCGGCGACCGCCTGGACGCGGACATCCTCGGCGCCAACCGCTTCGGCATCGACAGCTGCTGGTTCAATCCCGGCCGGCTGGGGAATGCGTCGGCGGCGGTGCCGAGCTGCGAGGTGAACTCCCTGCACGAGATCGTGCCGGCCCTGAAGAAGCTGGCGGCCTAG
- a CDS encoding glutathione S-transferase family protein, which translates to MITVWGNADSVNVQKVLWTCEELALAYHRIDAGRHFGVVGTPEFLSMNPNGLVPTIADDACVVWESNTIVRYLAGRYAQDGLLPTAPGARADAERWMDWTNSTLWPALLPLFRAFMRTPAHERDPVRIEEQRLAALATMRILDRHLAGSDYVGGAAFTVGDIAAGCAAWRWFALPIVREDLPGLQAWFDRLASRPAFRKAVMTPLTT; encoded by the coding sequence ATGATCACCGTCTGGGGCAACGCGGACTCGGTCAACGTGCAAAAAGTCCTGTGGACCTGCGAAGAACTCGCGCTGGCTTACCACCGCATCGATGCCGGACGCCATTTCGGCGTGGTCGGCACGCCGGAATTCCTCAGCATGAATCCGAACGGCCTCGTGCCCACCATAGCCGACGATGCTTGCGTGGTTTGGGAATCCAACACCATTGTCCGGTATCTTGCCGGCCGTTATGCGCAGGATGGCCTGCTGCCGACTGCGCCCGGCGCGCGCGCCGACGCCGAGCGCTGGATGGACTGGACCAATTCGACCTTGTGGCCGGCCCTGCTGCCACTGTTCCGTGCCTTCATGCGCACGCCCGCACACGAGCGCGACCCGGTTCGGATCGAAGAACAGCGCCTGGCCGCCCTTGCCACCATGCGCATCCTCGACCGCCACCTGGCGGGGAGCGATTATGTCGGCGGCGCCGCGTTCACCGTGGGCGACATCGCGGCAGGATGCGCGGCCTGGCGCTGGTTCGCCCTGCCGATCGTACGCGAAGACCTGCCCGGCCTGCAGGCATGGTTCGACCGGCTGGCCAGCCGTCCGGCCTTCCGCAAGGCGGTCATGACGCCGCTGACCACCTGA